In one window of Syngnathus scovelli strain Florida chromosome 20, RoL_Ssco_1.2, whole genome shotgun sequence DNA:
- the LOC125990537 gene encoding mitogen-activated protein kinase-binding protein 1-like isoform X1: MPADGLTFKSRIRKLLRSPSGKLGKDRGDNLASKVTLEKVLGITALGNSCLACDPKTGLVAYPAGCVVVLLNPRKSRQQHLINTSRKTITALSFSHDGKYLVTGESGHLPAVRLWDVSEHRQVSELQKHEYGVSCVAFSPDGKHIVSVGNQHDMMVNVWAWKKDVVVAANKVSSKVTGVSFAEDSSYFVTVGNRHVKFWYLDHCKASKASTPVPLLGRSGLLGELRNNFFCDVACGRGQKSDSTFCVTFSGLLCEFNGNRMLDKWVDLQVKKIFLQVSYAFYIVFPCSGVVQTSVAQSLSLSSDRIFCSCADGTVRVFSPLDLRFVCTLPRPHPLGVDVASVTQASHLLCSRTDARYPDAMAVTYDPVSRWLSCVYADHSVFVWDVADLTRVAKVHSALFHAACVWDLEMFPDIPEETAASLWPGTFLSCSSDSTIRLWHVDERSRVHSRNILSSVSLTTPKSNTYTINTVIKKMLLRSQDLLKIIYTSASMAALQEAENLTNPDGPAAESRAVVRTICLSPDGKHLASGDRNGMLRIHNLSSMEEILKVEAHDAEILCLEYSKPKTGLQFLATASRDRLIHVLDAAADYGLVQTLDEHSSSITAVRFAAVDAKVRLISCGADKSIYFRTAHTSDSRTEFRRSHHTVRKTTLYDMAVDPSCKHAAVGCQDRCIRIFNVNNGKQKKLYKGSLSDDGSLLRVQIDPSGQYVAASCSNKNISIFDFHTGECVATMFGHSEIVTSLRFTNDCKHLISVSGDSCIFVWRLTPELTISMRQKLFQLQQPFKSSAFSRREAHSAPALVGLSSDSERDDEDAAAHRDSDNSSNNTSTDSSHGEEDAGASEDAPDWEPAKPAVPLPVVSRRPRRRWSRRRGSLEQKVKSMLDLRQLDTFTPNEATNTDARSSTPNLHEPALTSDRPDKNLLHQPIVRCDWLSSGGVESSERVGLSREDNKDDGALQDSDKTATDSLHRKCQVLNQSQDSYSPDSACSMGYDSRGTSPDGILDESADNTSLSLDSSDDEEEEETLAKTNVAIVDKAGREDFLRKNFETLGDTCSAVEPSRAPRLSMSSRFLARGHHNRGGSLFSKLQAKETDGNFSHKPPVSKVRPLMENGQSRTPGNKSPVSPSATQGPRIITASTVIPRPQKKNTMGSHIWRFSTPPSKPSLPDRTTRLHKSLSVQNLTVTSPRSPLPSSEHREWCKRPQYLLLDQDPLKASSSCVSSPSPGSPQSPHSYMSPTASSIAKSSRSSSVGEGVHPGLDLSPFPKARRSWGDLDVAETPWHPLASVSPTRTRIPQPKQPLSPRRSLCLELKATSTVGPTCDVTSYTGTAENNIVSTSERKQDVGPPSEALPLVAEHPLPHPGGPPPTDLSFPTTSFPFLLPPTPPLPFRRHSASRWPPLACVSPSPVASCQCHAGNSITLDMCKQAASELHCSLRRTVTLYAEVLQRPPECGEEARREMVKVLSGALTSAKVELDPLPSCWPSNAKSEGDKALALLEQYAELLLKSVEKKLDSKM; the protein is encoded by the exons ATGCCTGCCGATGGGCTGACATTCAAGAGCCGCATCAGGAAGCTGCTGAGATCGCCATCGGGCAAACTTGGGAAGGACCGTGGGGACAACCTGGCTAGCAAG gtaACGTTGGAAAAGGTTTTGGGCATCACCGCTTTGGGGAACAGCTGCCTGGCTTGTGACCCCAAAACTGGATTAGTTGCTTATCCTGCagg ATGTGTTGTGGTATTGCTGAACCCGAGAAAGAGCAGACAGCAGCACCTCATCAACACGTCAAG GAAGACCATCACGGCTCTGTCCTTCTCACATGATGGCAAATACCTGGTCACAGGCGAG AGCGGCCACCTTCCTGCCGTGCGACTGTGGGACGTGTCAGAGCACCGGCAGGTGTCTGAGCTCCAAAAGCACGAATACGGTGTTTCCTGTGTGGCGTTCTCACCCGATGGCAAGCATATCGTCAGCGTGGGCAACCAGCATGACATGATGGTCAACGTCTGGGCTTGGAAA AAGGACGTCGTCGTAGCCGCCAACAAGGTGTCCAGCAAGGTAACGGGCGTATCCTTCGCTGAGGACAGCTCCTACTTTGTCACTGTGGGCAACAGACATGTCAAGTTTTGGTATCTGGACCACTGCAAGGCTAGCAAG GCCAGCACCCCGGTGCCTCTGCTGGGCCGTTCGGGTCTGCTGGGCGAGCTGAGGAACAACTTCTTCTGCGACGTAGCCTGCGGACGAGGTCAAAAATCCGACTCTACCTTCTGCGTCACCTTCTCCGGCCTTCTGTGCGAGTTTAACGGCAACAGGATGCTGGATAAGTGGGTGGACctgcaggtaaaaaaaatatttttgcaagTGTCGTACGCATTTTACATTGTCTTTCCTTGTTCTGGTGTTGTTCAGACCAGTGTGGCCCAGTCACTGTCTCTTTCCTCGGACCGGATCTTCTGCAGCTGCGCTGACGGAACTGTGCGAGTCTTCAGCCCACTCGACCTGCGTTTTGTCTGCACGCTGCCTCGGCCACACCCCCTCGGAGTTGACGTCGCGTCCGTCACTCAGGCCAG TCATTTACTTTGCAGCCGAACAGACGCCCGATACCCGGACGCTATGGCCGTAACCTACGACCCCGTCAGCCGCTGGCTAAGCTGCGTGTACGCAGATCACAGCGTGTTCGTTTgggacgtcgccgacctcacacgTGTGGCTAAAGTCCACTCGGCCCTCTTCCACGCAGCTTGTGTCTGGGACCTGGAG ATGTTTCCGGATATTCCTGAGGAGACGGCTGCTAGTCTGTGGCCTGGCACGTTCCTCAGCTGCTCATCCGACAGCACCATCAGACTTTGGCATGTAGACGAGCGCAGCCGTGTTCATTCTCGGAACATCCTCAGCTCCGTCAGTTTGACTACACCAAAATCAAACACTTATACAATAAATacagtgattaaaaaaatgttgttgCGGTCACAGGACCTCCTCAAGATCATCTACACAAGCGCAAGCATGGCCGCCTTGCAGGAAGCAGAAAATCTGACCAACCCGGATGGACCAGCAGCGGAAAGCAGGGCGGTGGTCCGCACCATCTGCCTCAGCCCGGACGGAAAACATTTGGCGTCCGGCGATCGCAATGGAATGCTCAG AATCCACAACCTCAgcagcatggaggagattcttAAAGTGGAAGCTCACGATGCCGAAATCCTCTGCTTGGAATACAGCAAACCAAAAACAG GTCTGCAGTTTCTAGCCACGGCAAGCAGAGATCGTCTGATTCACGTCCTGGACGCCGCAGCCGACTACGGCCTTGTGCAAACGCTGGATGAGCACTCGTCCTCCATCACGGCCGTACGCTTTGCCG CCGTTGATGCTAAAGTGAGGTTGATCAGTTGCGGGGCAGATAAAAGCATCTACTTCCGTACCGCTCACACG AGCGACAGCAGAACAGAGTTCAGGCGTTCTCACCACACTGTGAGAAAAACCACACTGTACGACATGGCCGTGGACCCCAGCTGCAAGCACGCGGCGGTGGGCTGCCAGGACCGCTGcatcag GATTTTTAACGTCAACAATGGCAAGCAGAAGAAACTGTACAAGGGGTCACTCAGTGACGACGGCAGCCTGCTCAGG GTTCAAATTGATCCGTCGGGTCAGTATGTGGCTGCCAGCTGCTCCAACAAAAACATCAGCATCTTTGACTTTCATACCGGAGAGTGTGTCGCCACAATGTTTGGGCATTCAG AAATTGTGACCAGTTTGAGGTTTACCAACGATTGCAAGCATTTGATCAGCGTGTCAGGGGACAG TTGCATATTTGTATGGCGTCTGACTCCAGAGTTGACCATCAGCATGCGACAGAAGCTCTTTCAGCTCCAACAGCCTTTCAAGAGCTCCGCCTTCAG CAGGCGAGAGGCACACAGCGCTCCCGCTTTGGTGGGCCTCTCCTCAGACAGCGAGCGAGATGACGAGGATGCCGCCGCCCACCGAGACTCCGACAACTCAAGCAACAACACGTCCACCGACAGTAGCCACGGAGAAGAAGATGCTGGCGCCTCGGAAGATGCACCTGACTGGGAGCCAGCAAAA CCTGCCGTACCCCTGCCGGTTGTCAGTCGCCGTCCTCGCCGTCGCTGGTCTCGTCGTAGGGGCTCTCTGGAGCAGAAGGTCAAGTCCATGTTGGACCTTAGGCAGCTGGACACCTTCACTCCCAACGAAGCTACCAACACTGATGCACGCAGCAGCACTCCCAACCTCCATGAGCCTGCCCTGACCTCGGACCGTCCCGACAAGAACCTCTTACATCAGCCTATCGTGCGCTGTGATTGGCTGTCATCTGGAGGGGTGGAGAGTTCTGAGAGGGTGGGGCTGAGCCGGGAGGACAACAAAGATGATGGAGCTCTACAAGATAG TGATAAAACAGCGACGGATTCGCTTCACAGGAAGTGTCAGGTGCTCAACCAGAGCCAGGACAGCTACAGCCCGGACAGCGCCTGCTCGATGGGCTACGACAGCCGAGGAACCAGTCCTGATGGCATCCTAGATG AGTCCGCAGACAACACCTCCCTGAGCTTGGACAGCTCGGacgatgaggaggaagaagaaacgTTAGCAAAGACTAACGTGGCCATTGTGGACAAGGCCGGAAGAGAAGACTTCCTCAGGAAGAACTTTGAGACGCTGGGGGACACCTGCAGCGCAG TCGAGCCGAGCAGAGCCCCGAGGCTCAGCATGTCCTCACGCTTCCTAGCCAGAGGACATCACAACCG GGGAGGTTCTCTGTTTTCCAAATTACAGGCAAAGGAAACAGACGGCAACTTCTCCCACAAGCCCCCTGTGTCCAAAGTGCGCCCCTTGATGGAAAACGGGCAAAGCAGAACCCCGGGGAACAAGAGTCCTGTGTCCCCTAGCGCCACCCAGGGGCCAAG GATCATCACAGCTTCCACAGTCATCCCAAGaccccagaaaaaaaacacaatggggtCTCACATTTGGAGGTTTTCCACACCGCCGTCCAAACCTTCATTACCCGACAGAACTACCAGACTGCATAAGTCCCTGTCAGTCCAGAACCTCACCGTCACCT CGCCGCGCTCTCCACTGCCCTCTAGTGAGCATAGGGAGTGGTGCAAGAGACCCCAATATCTCCTCCTGGACCAAGACCCTCTCAAGGCCTCATCCTCGTGCGTCTCCTCACCCTCGCCGGGCTCACCGCAGTCTCCTCACTCCTACATGAGCCCCACAGCGAGCTCCATAGCCAAAAGCAGCCGCTCGTCATCCGTGGGCGAGGGCGTCCACCCTGGCCTCGACCTGTCCCCCTTCCCCAAGGCCCGGAGGTCCTGGGGGGATCTGGATGTCGCAGAGACACCTTGGCATCCCCTCGCTTCCGTTTCTCCAACGCGCACTCGCATCCCACAGCCCAAGCAGCCTCTCAGCCCTCGACGCAGCCTCTGCTTGGAACTGAAAGCCACTTCCACTGTGGGACCGACCTGTGATGTCACATCCTACACAG GTACAGCAGAGAATAACATAGTGTCCACGTCTGAAAG AAAGCAAGATGTCGGCCCGCCGTCTGAAGCCCTCCCCCTGGTGGCTGAACATCCTCTCCCACATCCAGGTGGTCCTCCTCCTACCGACCTTTCATTTCCTACCACTTCTTTTCCTTTCCTTCTACCTCctactcctcctcttccttttcGTCGTCACTCTGCTTCACGCTGGCCACCGCTGGCTTGCGTGTCTCCGTCACCGGTCGCCTCCTGTCAGTGCCACGCCG GTAATTCCATTACTTTGGACATGTGCAAGCAGGCTGCGAGTGAACTTCATTGCAGTCTGAGGCGAACCGTCACGCTGTACGCAGAG